The following are from one region of the Sorghum bicolor cultivar BTx623 chromosome 2, Sorghum_bicolor_NCBIv3, whole genome shotgun sequence genome:
- the LOC8057312 gene encoding heavy metal-associated isoprenylated plant protein 7, translating to MAKGTDQEKVQDVKQASAGKGAAGDVPAAGEEQQQLVIKAPVHCDGCGRKLRRSLQRIEGVGEVTVDSRTNTVVVRGGRAVVENATEVVQVVERRTGEKAVLVSPSPEKLPPPPPSAAAKGGETNKKGDANTKDMGEDELLQVNMEMVTVLKMNLHCDACSEEIKRRILKVTGVEEAVPHLKSSQVMVKGKVEPATLVGFIHKCTGRRAAIIRAEPLDDLLPQSANSPAAPAVVVAPPVEAESKKDEPSENSPEEKKNGQQNGKKEEINEENKAGGGEEEEDHVDESPETAKPGDAAGEGHGAHAGEAPNHNNGGDGLVVENHTKDGRLFTVPMPAGVVTVAPEMALSNRSYYYPPPAYPYAQYYYPYNQYYQYPQPYPAYAACSPAAMYGHGYPPEAFCEENPNACTIV from the exons ATGGCAAAG GGGACGGATCAAGAGAAAGTGCAGGACGTCAAGCAGGCGTCCGCGGGTAAGGGCGCCGCCGGCGATGTACCGGCGGCcggggaggagcagcagcagctggtgaTAAAGGCGCCCGTGCACTGCGACGGCTGCGGCAGGAAGTTGCGCCGCTCACTGCAGCGCATCGAGG GTGTTGGAGAGGTGACGGTGGACAGCCGGACCAACACGGTGGTTGTGAGGGGCGGCAGAGCGGTGGTGGAGAACGCGACGGAGGTCGTGCAGGTCGTCGAGAGGAGGACCGGGGAGAAGGCGGTGCTGGTGAGCCCGTCGCCGGAGAagctgccgccaccgccgccgtcagCGGCggccaagggtggagagaccaACAAGAAAGGCGACGCAAACACAAAGGACATGGGGGAGGATGAGTTACTGCAAGTGAACATG GAAATGGTTACCGTTCTGAAGATGAACTTGCACTGCGACGCCTGCAGCGAGGAGATCAAGCGGAGGATACTCAAGGTTACAG GTGTGGAGGAAGCCGTGCCGCACCTGAAAtcctcacaggtgatggtgaaGGGGAAAGTGGAGCCGGCAACACTGGTCGGCTTCATCCACAAGTGCACGGGGAGGAGAGCCGCCATCATCAGGGCGGAGCCACTGGATGATCTCCTGCCGCAATCAGCAAACTCGCCGGCGGCACCAGCGGTCGTCGTCGCGCCACCGGTTGAAGCTGAGAGCAAGAAAGATGAGCCATCTGAGAACTCGCCGgaggagaagaagaatggcCAGCAGAACGGGAAGAAGGAAGAGATAAATGAGGAGAACAAggcaggaggaggagaagaagaggaggacCATGTGGATGAGAGCCCAGAAACGGCGAAGCCGGGCGACGCCGCCGGCGAGGGGCATGGTGCCCATGCCGGCGAAGCTCCAAACCATAACAATGGCGGCGATGGGCTCGTGGTGGAGAACCATACCAAGGACGGCCGCCTGTTCACCGTTCCGATGCCGGCCGGAGTTGTGACGGTGGCGCCTGAGATGGCCCTCAGCAACCGCAGCTACTACTACCCGCCGCCGGCGTATCCGTACGCACAATACTATTACCCCTACAACCAGTACTACCAGTATCCACAGCCGTACCCGGCGTATGCTGCTTGCAGCCCTGCTGCCATGTATGGGCATGGCTATCCACCGGAAGCTTTCTGTGAGGAGAACCCAAATGCATGCACCATCGTGTGA
- the LOC8084638 gene encoding uncharacterized protein LOC8084638, protein MVTTTDWGPIIVAVVLFILLSPGFLFQLPARVRVVEFGNMGTSALAILVHAILYFCILTIVVVAIGVHVYTTKPDPA, encoded by the coding sequence ATGGTGACGACGACGGACTGGGGGCCGATCATCGTGGCGGTGGTGCTGTTCATCCTGCTGTCGCCGGGGTTCCTGTTCCAGCTGCCGGCGAGGGTGAGGGTGGTGGAGTTCGGCAACATGGGCACCAGCGCCCTCGCCATCCTCGTCCACGCCATCCTCTACTTCTGTATACTCACCATCgtcgtcgtagccatcggcgTCCATGTATACACCACCAAACCGGATCCGGCGTAG